From one Nocardioides sp. Kera G14 genomic stretch:
- a CDS encoding sigma-70 family RNA polymerase sigma factor, whose translation MTEHIPPSDDPRVAHELLITSTMPLVGHIVRETMGRVPSHVSRDDLTSAGLTALVQAAKAYDAERGVPFERYAATRIRGAILDELRSVDWASRSVRRRARDLEETRTRLTSALGRTPSVAEVASALGMSVEEVAANEDDVARAQILSLHGATTASLDELIPTRAPSPEALLEHQEKLVYLAEAIEELPERLRIVVQDYFFAERPMADIAAELGVTDSRISQMRAEALVLLRDALNSQLEPSLVQPVGKEGGCASRRRESYFAAVAARHAESARRGLTVVEASRGQYDEAG comes from the coding sequence GTGACCGAGCACATTCCCCCGAGCGACGACCCCCGCGTCGCACACGAGCTGCTGATCACCAGCACCATGCCGCTGGTGGGCCACATCGTCCGCGAGACGATGGGTCGCGTCCCCTCGCATGTCAGCCGCGATGACCTGACCTCGGCAGGCCTGACCGCTCTGGTCCAGGCCGCCAAGGCCTATGACGCCGAGCGTGGCGTCCCCTTCGAGCGTTACGCCGCCACCCGCATCCGCGGGGCGATCCTCGACGAACTCCGCAGCGTCGACTGGGCCTCGCGGTCCGTACGCCGCCGTGCCCGAGACCTCGAGGAGACCCGCACCAGGCTGACCTCCGCCCTCGGCCGGACACCGTCCGTCGCCGAGGTCGCCTCCGCGCTCGGGATGAGCGTCGAGGAGGTCGCTGCCAACGAGGACGACGTCGCCCGCGCGCAGATCCTGTCGCTGCACGGTGCGACGACCGCCTCGCTCGATGAACTCATCCCGACCCGCGCCCCGAGTCCGGAGGCGTTGCTGGAGCACCAGGAGAAGCTGGTCTACCTGGCTGAGGCGATCGAGGAGCTCCCCGAGCGGCTGCGCATCGTGGTCCAGGACTACTTCTTCGCCGAGCGCCCGATGGCCGACATCGCCGCCGAGCTCGGTGTGACCGACTCCCGGATCTCGCAGATGCGCGCCGAGGCGCTCGTACTGCTGCGCGATGCGCTCAACAGCCAGCTCGAGCCGTCGCTGGTGCAGCCGGTCGGCAAGGAGGGCGGCTGCGCCAGCCGCCGTCGTGAGTCCTACTTCGCGGCCGTCGCCGCCCGCCACGCCGAGAGTGCCCGCCGCGGCCTCACCGTCGTCGAGGCCAGCCGGGGCCAGTACGACGAGGCCGGCTGA
- a CDS encoding glycosyltransferase family protein, which produces MSSIRTLVWRGDFDASFLYRLALPLSAAYDQGLTDVAFLDWGNTGETVPDVLVAQRLMTPEMADQFTSAVARLKVLEYDDDLLALRADSRVFHSLDRRLYLDQWVPAMARALASADLVTVSVAPLAERLRAHTDAPTVVLPNTIHGSLLSLPSPQRADGEQLKVGWGGTGTHDTGWMDHGPGIARGLKAAKARMIMIGSDYSFLLNHPVEFRPGTESLSEYYGLISDLHVMLAPLRDDDFNRSKSPLKALEAAALGIPTVAAAAGPYPDFVIDGETGFLCRTRNDWERALKALAYDEDRRRTMGAAARERARTLVTGEWAARWVETYREALASKHAIAGI; this is translated from the coding sequence ATGAGCAGCATCCGCACCCTCGTCTGGCGCGGCGACTTCGACGCCAGCTTCCTCTACCGCCTCGCGCTGCCGTTGAGCGCGGCGTACGACCAGGGCCTGACCGACGTCGCCTTCCTGGACTGGGGCAACACCGGCGAGACCGTCCCGGACGTGCTCGTCGCACAGCGCCTGATGACCCCGGAGATGGCCGACCAATTCACCTCGGCCGTGGCCCGCCTGAAGGTGCTCGAGTACGACGACGACCTGCTCGCCCTGCGCGCCGACAGCCGTGTCTTCCACAGCCTCGACCGGCGTCTCTACCTCGATCAGTGGGTGCCCGCGATGGCCCGCGCCCTGGCGAGCGCCGACCTCGTCACCGTCTCGGTCGCACCGCTGGCCGAGCGCCTCCGCGCGCACACCGACGCACCGACCGTCGTGCTGCCCAACACGATCCACGGCAGCCTGCTGTCGCTGCCCTCCCCACAGCGGGCCGACGGCGAGCAGCTCAAGGTCGGATGGGGTGGCACCGGCACCCACGACACAGGGTGGATGGACCATGGCCCGGGCATCGCCCGCGGGCTCAAGGCCGCGAAGGCCCGGATGATCATGATCGGCTCGGACTACAGCTTCCTGCTCAACCACCCGGTGGAGTTCCGGCCCGGCACCGAGTCACTGTCGGAGTACTACGGCCTGATCAGTGATCTGCACGTGATGCTCGCGCCGCTGCGGGACGACGACTTCAACCGCTCGAAGTCACCGCTCAAGGCACTGGAGGCCGCAGCCCTCGGCATCCCTACGGTGGCCGCCGCGGCCGGCCCCTACCCGGACTTCGTCATCGACGGCGAGACCGGCTTCCTATGCCGCACCCGCAACGACTGGGAACGCGCGCTCAAGGCTCTGGCGTACGACGAGGACCGCCGTCGCACGATGGGCGCGGCCGCCCGCGAACGGGCCCGCACCCTCGTCACGGGCGAATGGGCCGCACGATGGGTCGAGACCTACCGCGAGGCCCTCGCCTCGAAGCACGCGATCGCTGGGATCTGA
- a CDS encoding glycosyltransferase translates to MKIFAWSTALATDASFHYRINAPLTELAYQGHAEVGVGPVLQHDAQVDVLIGHRLAAPEYVDGWAGFGDRALLVLEHDDDYVNFRSDHPTFQHGMSWQDYTDWGRDSVIRSLQLADLITVSVPHLAEVYRQHTDAEIVVLHNTVDEVLLEVPQRERQPGEQLIVGWGGTGSHARDWQLCGRGVKYGLTKADAHMVMMGSDFRPVLGYRDSSFVQWTDVISDYYLAIHGWHVVIAPLTDEQWSRSKSPLKALEAAALGVPAVVGDATPYRDFIVHGETGFLCRTDDDWMKAIRALGNDEEMRRAMGLAARERARGFIASEWAPTWAETYRNALARKGLLAGTAR, encoded by the coding sequence GTGAAGATCTTTGCCTGGTCCACCGCGTTGGCGACCGACGCGTCCTTCCACTACCGGATCAACGCGCCCCTGACGGAGCTCGCCTACCAGGGCCACGCCGAGGTCGGGGTGGGACCGGTGCTGCAGCACGACGCTCAGGTCGACGTACTCATCGGCCACCGCCTCGCCGCACCAGAGTACGTCGACGGGTGGGCCGGCTTCGGTGACCGCGCACTCCTCGTGCTCGAGCACGACGACGACTACGTGAACTTCCGCTCCGACCACCCGACGTTCCAGCACGGCATGTCGTGGCAGGACTACACCGACTGGGGCCGCGACTCGGTGATCCGCTCGCTGCAACTGGCCGACCTCATCACCGTCTCGGTACCCCACCTCGCCGAGGTCTACCGCCAGCACACCGACGCCGAGATCGTCGTGCTGCACAACACCGTCGACGAGGTACTCCTCGAGGTCCCGCAGCGAGAGCGCCAGCCCGGTGAGCAGCTGATCGTCGGGTGGGGCGGCACCGGCAGCCACGCCCGTGACTGGCAGCTCTGCGGTCGCGGCGTGAAGTACGGCCTCACCAAGGCCGACGCCCACATGGTGATGATGGGCAGCGACTTCCGTCCGGTCCTGGGCTACCGCGACAGCTCGTTCGTGCAGTGGACGGACGTGATCAGTGACTACTACCTGGCCATCCACGGCTGGCACGTCGTCATAGCGCCCCTCACCGATGAGCAGTGGAGCCGGTCCAAGAGCCCGCTCAAGGCCCTCGAGGCCGCCGCGCTCGGAGTACCGGCCGTGGTCGGCGACGCGACGCCGTACCGCGACTTCATCGTGCACGGGGAGACCGGCTTCCTCTGCCGCACCGACGACGACTGGATGAAGGCGATCCGCGCCCTCGGCAACGACGAGGAGATGCGGCGCGCGATGGGCCTGGCCGCCCGCGAACGTGCGCGTGGCTTCATCGCCTCGGAGTGGGCGCCGACCTGGGCGGAGACCTACCGCAATGCCCTTGCCCGCAAGGGACTGCTGGCCGGCACCGCCCGATGA
- a CDS encoding flagellin, producing the protein MSLRINTNIDALTAYRNLTSTQSSMSTSVERLSSGLRINKAADDAAGLAISQGLTAQINGTGQAVRNAQDGINVVQTADGALSETQSILQRVRTLTVQGANDSNDSAAKGNIVTEIGQLSKELDRIANTTEFNGNKILSGSANLHFQIGARSVTNQAGNQLNIDLTKTGTNKVDLSGSALLGAAANLKGSDDATTWSNALDDLDKGLQNVSTLRANLGAYQNRLQHTINNLSVTQTNLQASNSAIQDTDMASEMSNYTRTQILSQAGTSMLSKANQNAQSVLSLLQ; encoded by the coding sequence ATGAGCCTTCGCATCAACACCAACATCGACGCCCTCACCGCGTACCGCAACCTCACCTCGACGCAGTCGTCGATGAGCACGTCGGTCGAGCGTCTCTCCTCCGGTCTGCGGATCAACAAGGCGGCCGACGACGCCGCCGGCCTCGCCATCAGCCAGGGCCTCACCGCCCAGATCAACGGCACCGGCCAGGCTGTCCGCAACGCCCAGGACGGTATCAACGTCGTTCAGACCGCCGACGGTGCTCTGTCCGAGACTCAGTCCATCCTGCAGCGTGTCCGCACCCTCACCGTTCAGGGCGCGAACGACTCCAACGACTCGGCGGCCAAGGGCAACATCGTCACCGAGATCGGCCAGCTCTCCAAGGAGCTCGACCGCATCGCCAACACCACGGAGTTCAACGGCAACAAGATCCTCTCCGGTTCTGCCAACCTCCACTTCCAGATCGGTGCCCGCTCGGTCACCAACCAGGCCGGTAACCAGCTCAACATCGACCTGACCAAGACCGGCACCAACAAGGTCGACCTCTCCGGCTCCGCGCTTCTCGGTGCTGCGGCCAACCTGAAGGGCAGCGACGACGCCACCACGTGGTCGAACGCCCTTGACGACCTGGACAAGGGTCTGCAGAACGTCTCGACGCTCCGAGCGAACCTCGGTGCCTACCAGAACCGCCTGCAGCACACCATCAACAACCTGTCGGTCACGCAGACGAACCTGCAGGCGTCGAACAGCGCCATCCAGGACACCGACATGGCCTCGGAAATGAGCAACTACACGCGTACCCAGATCCTCTCGCAGGCTGGTACGTCGATGCTCAGCAAGGCCAACCAGAACGCGCAGAGCGTCCTCTCGCTCCTGCAGTGA
- the fliD gene encoding flagellar filament capping protein FliD, translated as MTSTTSSTSTASTSGSTITFSGIASGLDTTSIISALMAVEQAPQDALKTRLATEQAKLSAMQTLNSGIAAMGTSAASFESGSTWQSLTAKSSDSNISVTADSTASAASLTVAVTQRATAATLSFSDAHALTDVVATPSTTDAPNSLTLTLADGTTASVDTGDGTLKTILANLNALKGSDGESLVSAASVSLGDGTYRVLLTDAKTGEGTVGLSGDGLSLGTASSTAGKSAKITVGDIAVTSRSNTFDDVLPGVDIALGAGASSSTVSQVSVTTDATSRSTAVAAMISQLNSVLDDLSSATSYGTIDDTSSGTAASDAGVLAGDSSIRALANQLINTIYTSDGKGVLNDYGIEIDRDGQFTFDATTFAAAYAKDPSGVQEAIAGSDGFAARLVKAAKSISGTKGLQSDNTILASDGSLTQMISGMKSNHGIITTLNDEISQWDDRLTAKQASLQTQYTALETAMSKLTTQQSWLTSAIESLDSSD; from the coding sequence ATGACGTCCACGACCAGCTCGACCAGTACCGCGAGCACGAGTGGCTCGACCATCACGTTCAGCGGCATCGCCAGTGGGCTGGATACCACGAGCATCATCAGCGCTCTGATGGCGGTCGAGCAGGCGCCCCAGGACGCACTCAAGACCCGACTGGCGACCGAGCAGGCCAAGCTCTCCGCGATGCAGACCCTCAACTCCGGGATCGCCGCAATGGGCACGTCCGCCGCCAGCTTCGAGAGCGGCAGTACCTGGCAGTCGCTCACCGCGAAATCCTCCGACAGCAACATCAGCGTCACCGCCGACAGCACGGCGAGCGCCGCGAGCCTGACCGTCGCCGTCACACAGCGCGCGACCGCGGCCACCCTCAGCTTCAGCGACGCGCACGCGCTCACCGACGTCGTCGCGACCCCGTCGACGACCGACGCGCCGAACTCTCTCACCCTCACGCTCGCCGACGGGACCACCGCGTCGGTCGACACGGGCGACGGCACGCTCAAGACCATCCTCGCCAACCTGAACGCCCTCAAGGGCAGCGACGGTGAGTCCCTGGTCAGCGCCGCCAGCGTGAGCCTCGGGGACGGCACCTACCGGGTGCTGCTCACCGACGCCAAGACCGGCGAAGGCACCGTGGGACTCAGCGGTGACGGCCTCTCGCTCGGCACCGCCAGCTCGACGGCAGGGAAGAGCGCGAAGATCACGGTCGGCGACATCGCCGTCACCTCGCGGTCCAACACGTTCGACGATGTGCTCCCCGGGGTGGACATCGCCCTCGGTGCCGGCGCGTCGAGCTCGACCGTCTCCCAGGTCAGCGTCACCACCGACGCCACGTCCCGCTCGACGGCCGTGGCCGCGATGATCTCGCAGCTGAACTCCGTCCTGGACGACCTCAGCTCGGCGACGTCGTATGGCACCATCGACGACACCAGCAGTGGCACAGCCGCCTCGGACGCAGGGGTGCTCGCCGGCGACAGCTCGATCCGCGCCCTGGCCAATCAACTGATCAACACGATCTACACGTCCGACGGCAAGGGTGTGCTGAACGACTACGGCATCGAGATCGACCGCGACGGCCAGTTCACCTTCGACGCCACCACCTTCGCCGCCGCCTACGCCAAGGACCCCAGCGGCGTGCAGGAGGCGATCGCCGGCTCGGACGGCTTCGCGGCGCGCCTGGTCAAGGCGGCCAAGTCCATCTCGGGCACCAAGGGCCTGCAGAGCGATAACACGATCCTCGCGAGCGACGGCAGCCTCACCCAGATGATCTCGGGGATGAAGAGCAACCACGGCATCATCACCACGCTCAACGACGAGATCTCCCAGTGGGACGACAGGCTGACCGCCAAGCAGGCCAGCCTCCAGACGCAGTACACCGCGCTCGAGACCGCGATGAGCAAGCTCACCACCCAGCAGTCCTGGCTCACCTCGGCGATCGAAAGCCTCGACTCCAGCGACTAG
- the fliS gene encoding flagellar export chaperone FliS gives MTTMRDPRAAYQNASVNTASPLRLFVMLFDRLVLDCERGLRAVQAGNRQEANTHFQHGQRIVFHLISTHEVDEMPAGRQLLALYDWISRQLIKANVEQDEKAAAEALLRSSELADTFKQAALLGAVAS, from the coding sequence ATGACGACGATGCGTGACCCTCGGGCTGCCTATCAGAACGCCTCCGTCAACACGGCCAGTCCGTTGAGGCTCTTCGTGATGCTGTTCGACCGGCTGGTCCTGGACTGTGAGCGCGGCCTGCGGGCCGTCCAGGCGGGCAACCGCCAGGAGGCCAACACCCACTTCCAGCACGGCCAGCGGATCGTCTTCCACCTGATCTCGACCCACGAGGTCGACGAGATGCCGGCCGGCCGCCAGCTGCTCGCGCTCTACGACTGGATCAGCCGTCAGCTGATCAAGGCGAACGTCGAGCAGGACGAGAAGGCCGCCGCCGAGGCGCTGCTCCGCAGCAGCGAGCTCGCCGACACCTTCAAGCAGGCGGCGCTCCTGGGCGCGGTGGCGTCATGA
- a CDS encoding flagellar protein FlgN, translated as MEKLSLVLWRERELLELLAYKLEIEQLVLASGRSRWLAHANREIEDLLVTVRETEVLRAMAADEAGENVGLGPNPGLTALADAAAEPWRSILMEHRDALVGLTRDIADLSESNKTLITAGYRSARETLLAIGAASTEQSYTPTGEAVVAAPRPRLVDRSL; from the coding sequence ATGGAGAAGCTGTCCCTGGTCCTGTGGCGCGAGCGTGAGCTCCTCGAGCTCCTCGCCTACAAGCTCGAGATCGAGCAGCTGGTGCTCGCCAGCGGGCGCAGTCGCTGGCTCGCCCACGCCAACCGCGAGATCGAGGATCTCCTCGTCACCGTGCGTGAGACCGAGGTCCTGCGCGCCATGGCGGCCGACGAGGCCGGCGAGAACGTCGGCCTCGGCCCGAACCCGGGCCTCACCGCACTCGCGGACGCTGCCGCGGAGCCGTGGCGCTCGATCCTGATGGAGCACCGCGACGCCCTCGTCGGTCTCACGCGGGACATCGCCGACCTCTCGGAGTCCAACAAGACGCTCATCACCGCGGGCTACCGCTCCGCCCGGGAGACCCTGCTCGCCATCGGCGCGGCCTCGACCGAGCAGAGCTACACCCCCACCGGTGAGGCGGTCGTCGCCGCCCCACGTCCGCGCCTCGTCGACAGGAGCCTGTGA
- the flgK gene encoding flagellar hook-associated protein FlgK — protein MTGTFSGLNTALSGLRYQQIALDVANNNVSNVDTDGYVRRRAVAAEVGGTGQSTLYATYDGHGDGVTTSAVQRMTDGLLDARVRRENGTLSYLTTQQTILDRVETAINEPGVDGINQAISDFNSSLQDLVSDPGGMAARQTVVAKADALSAAIRTQSDNVTQEASDQRTNAGLTVTQINDGASQLADLNKKIYTAQSNGSDVGDLEDQRDTIALNLAKLVGGVVTVAPDGRYNVNVPVAGGASSFALVKGDTANQMSVQTDATTGDLSYTVTDRATPPTTLATVDSTQGNLSGQLGGITDVVNGTLADQKTALDAIATSLADQLNAQNAKGKDLYGALGGDLLSYDPADPAGTLAVAQTVVDDPNLIAASSTVTVDTSTTPPTYTTDGSADLDGGNADALSLTTSITSDYGSMVTSFGAKVSSLNSRVATQQTLTDQVEDEQQQQVGVNLDEETVNLVAAQHAYEAAAKVMSTLDSILDTLINMKN, from the coding sequence ATGACCGGCACCTTCAGCGGCCTCAACACGGCGCTCAGCGGTTTGCGCTACCAGCAGATCGCCCTCGACGTCGCCAACAACAACGTCTCCAACGTCGACACCGACGGCTACGTGCGCCGTCGTGCGGTCGCGGCCGAGGTCGGCGGCACCGGCCAGTCGACCCTCTACGCGACGTACGACGGCCACGGCGACGGTGTGACGACCAGCGCCGTCCAGCGGATGACCGACGGGCTCCTCGACGCGCGCGTACGACGTGAGAACGGCACCCTCAGCTACCTCACCACCCAGCAGACGATCCTCGACCGCGTCGAGACCGCGATCAACGAGCCCGGGGTCGATGGCATCAACCAGGCCATCAGCGACTTCAACTCCTCGCTGCAGGATCTCGTCAGCGACCCGGGCGGCATGGCCGCCCGGCAGACGGTCGTGGCCAAGGCGGACGCGCTCAGCGCGGCGATCCGCACCCAGTCGGACAACGTCACGCAGGAGGCATCCGACCAGCGGACCAACGCCGGCCTGACCGTCACGCAGATCAACGACGGCGCCTCCCAGCTCGCCGACCTGAACAAGAAGATCTACACCGCCCAGAGCAACGGCTCCGACGTCGGCGACCTCGAGGACCAGCGCGACACCATCGCACTCAACCTGGCGAAGCTCGTCGGCGGCGTGGTCACCGTCGCGCCCGACGGCCGCTACAACGTGAACGTCCCCGTCGCTGGCGGAGCGTCGAGCTTCGCGCTCGTCAAGGGGGACACCGCCAACCAGATGTCGGTCCAGACGGACGCGACGACCGGCGACCTCTCCTACACGGTGACCGACCGGGCGACGCCGCCGACAACCCTGGCCACCGTGGACTCCACGCAGGGGAACCTCTCGGGCCAGCTCGGCGGCATCACCGACGTCGTCAACGGCACCCTGGCGGATCAGAAGACGGCGCTCGACGCGATCGCCACGTCCTTGGCCGACCAGCTCAACGCCCAGAACGCGAAGGGCAAGGACCTCTACGGGGCACTGGGCGGCGACCTGCTCAGCTACGACCCTGCCGACCCGGCGGGGACCCTCGCCGTCGCGCAGACGGTCGTCGACGACCCGAACCTGATCGCCGCGTCCAGCACGGTCACCGTCGACACCTCGACCACGCCGCCGACGTACACGACGGACGGCAGTGCAGACCTCGACGGTGGCAACGCCGATGCGCTCAGCCTCACCACGTCGATCACCTCGGACTACGGCTCGATGGTCACGTCCTTCGGCGCGAAGGTCTCCTCGCTCAACTCGCGCGTGGCGACGCAGCAGACCCTCACCGACCAGGTCGAGGACGAGCAGCAGCAGCAGGTCGGAGTCAACCTCGACGAGGAGACGGTCAATCTCGTGGCGGCGCAGCACGCCTACGAGGCGGCAGCGAAGGTCATGTCGACCCTCGACTCCATCCTCGACACCCTCATCAACATGAAGAACTGA
- the flgL gene encoding flagellar hook-associated protein FlgL, with protein MAITRVTQQMLSNRSMTAVMSGLSRMSKYEEQLETGKKLNRPSDDPAGTNTALRVRSALAEQTQYGRNAEDGQAWLSTIDSTLSGITDQIQRANTLALQGANSGSMSQASRDSIASELDQIRESVLQSANTDYLGRPVFGGTTSGSVAYNDDGTYAGDDGEVLRRVGSGVQVRVDSRAQDVFGPDDDNIFKHLSDLATALSSTSSTDSDEAIQEGIANLQADLTRITSAQSDEGARMNRLTKASDLASQATLQLQTSLSDVEDADLAETTLNVQQSETAYQAALAATGKTLQPSLLDFLS; from the coding sequence ATGGCCATCACCCGCGTCACCCAGCAGATGCTGTCGAACCGCAGCATGACCGCCGTCATGAGCGGACTCTCCCGGATGTCGAAGTACGAGGAGCAGCTCGAGACCGGCAAGAAGCTCAACCGCCCCTCCGATGACCCCGCCGGCACCAACACCGCTTTGCGCGTGCGCAGCGCGCTCGCCGAGCAGACCCAGTACGGCCGCAACGCGGAGGACGGCCAGGCCTGGCTGTCGACGATCGACTCCACGCTCAGCGGCATCACGGACCAGATCCAGCGTGCCAACACGTTGGCGCTGCAGGGCGCGAACAGCGGCTCGATGTCCCAGGCCTCGCGCGACTCCATCGCCTCCGAGCTCGACCAGATCCGCGAGAGCGTGCTGCAGTCGGCGAACACCGACTATCTCGGCCGTCCCGTCTTCGGGGGTACGACGTCGGGTTCGGTCGCCTACAACGACGACGGCACCTACGCTGGCGACGACGGCGAGGTTCTGCGCCGTGTCGGCTCCGGGGTGCAGGTACGGGTCGACTCCCGGGCTCAGGACGTCTTCGGCCCGGACGACGACAACATCTTCAAGCACCTCTCCGACCTCGCGACAGCCCTGTCCTCCACGTCCTCGACCGACTCGGACGAGGCGATCCAGGAGGGCATCGCCAATCTCCAGGCGGACCTCACCCGGATCACGAGCGCCCAGTCGGACGAGGGGGCCCGGATGAACCGGCTCACCAAGGCCTCCGACCTCGCCAGCCAGGCGACGCTCCAGCTCCAGACGTCCCTCTCGGACGTCGAGGACGCCGACCTCGCCGAGACCACGCTCAACGTGCAGCAGTCGGAGACCGCCTACCAGGCGGCTCTCGCCGCGACCGGCAAGACCCTGCAGCCGAGCCTGCTGGACTTCCTGTCGTGA
- the fliW gene encoding flagellar assembly protein FliW, with protein sequence MSTLTGNVADVTTTLGCSTLPVIELAHPMPGFPEALRFTLEHLDEAGVLGELRSLDQAGLKFLTVPSSTFYPDYVPVIDDETVAALEIEDVNDVLVLLIVHAGPALATTTVNMLAPMIVNTTIGRGMQVILDDASLAVDAPLLP encoded by the coding sequence GTGAGCACGCTGACCGGTAACGTGGCCGACGTGACGACCACCCTCGGCTGCTCGACGCTGCCCGTCATCGAACTCGCGCACCCGATGCCCGGCTTCCCCGAGGCGCTCCGCTTCACGCTCGAGCACCTCGATGAGGCGGGTGTCCTCGGCGAACTGCGCTCGCTCGACCAGGCCGGGCTCAAGTTCCTGACCGTGCCGTCCTCGACGTTCTACCCCGACTACGTGCCGGTCATCGACGACGAGACCGTGGCAGCGCTGGAGATCGAGGACGTCAACGACGTCCTCGTGCTGCTGATCGTGCACGCGGGCCCGGCCCTGGCCACCACCACGGTCAACATGCTGGCGCCGATGATCGTCAATACGACGATCGGCCGTGGGATGCAGGTGATCCTCGACGACGCGAGTCTGGCCGTCGACGCGCCTCTGCTCCCGTGA
- the csrA gene encoding carbon storage regulator CsrA, which translates to MLVLSRRVGESVVIGDEVTVTILEVRGDVVRVGIDAPRSVTVHRAELLAELATSNQESASPSEAAVASLSDALSEALKPKE; encoded by the coding sequence ATGCTGGTCCTGAGCCGTCGGGTGGGGGAGAGCGTCGTCATCGGCGACGAGGTCACCGTCACCATCCTCGAGGTGCGTGGTGACGTCGTGCGCGTCGGCATCGACGCGCCCCGCTCGGTGACCGTGCATCGCGCCGAGCTCCTCGCCGAGCTCGCCACCTCCAACCAGGAGTCCGCATCGCCGTCGGAGGCGGCCGTCGCCTCGCTCTCTGACGCCCTCTCGGAAGCGCTCAAGCCCAAGGAGTAG